In one window of Mobiluncus massiliensis DNA:
- a CDS encoding glutamine synthetase family protein, producing the protein MDSRQEDVIRQVGERDVKYVRLMFTDVLGVLKSVTIAPVELERAFTEGVAFDGSSVEGFTRVAESDMLLFPDAQTFQIMPQLADISQDTIGRMFCDVYNPDGTRSHSDPRYVLERTMKRAQSLGFVPYAHPEIEFYLFKQPESLQERLRPVDHGGYFDHVSAGPGNAFRRWAVRMLEEYGISVEFSHHEGGPGQNEIDLRSVDALSCADNLVTTREAVEDLAEVKGLLATFMPKPDIDFPGNGMHVHFSLWEGDQNAFYDPAAADHLSIVGRQFTAGLLHYAKEISAIVNQHVNSYKRLWGGDEAPAFVCWGHHNPSALIRVADHKPGLHTYTRVEYRAPDPAMNPYLGFALIIEAGLKGIEQRLELPEEAEDNVWEMSDAERKAYGIETLPRSLEDAIRYLQDSELVPAVLGEEVFDYVLRTRLAEWTEYRHQVTEQEKRLLLHLH; encoded by the coding sequence GTGGATTCTCGCCAAGAAGACGTGATTCGCCAGGTGGGGGAACGTGACGTGAAGTATGTGCGCCTCATGTTCACCGATGTGTTGGGCGTATTGAAATCTGTCACGATTGCGCCGGTCGAACTGGAACGAGCCTTTACGGAAGGGGTGGCTTTCGACGGTTCCTCCGTGGAAGGCTTCACCCGCGTGGCGGAATCGGATATGTTGCTTTTCCCCGATGCTCAAACGTTCCAGATTATGCCCCAGCTTGCGGACATTTCGCAGGACACTATCGGACGGATGTTCTGTGACGTGTACAACCCGGACGGGACCCGTTCGCATTCCGACCCGCGCTATGTGCTGGAACGCACCATGAAACGGGCCCAATCACTGGGCTTCGTGCCTTATGCACACCCCGAAATCGAGTTTTACCTGTTCAAACAGCCCGAAAGTCTGCAAGAGCGTCTGCGTCCGGTGGATCACGGCGGTTACTTCGACCACGTTTCGGCTGGACCGGGCAACGCGTTTCGCCGGTGGGCGGTGCGGATGCTGGAAGAGTACGGTATTTCGGTCGAGTTTTCCCATCACGAGGGGGGTCCCGGACAAAACGAGATTGACTTGCGCTCCGTTGACGCCCTGTCTTGTGCGGATAATCTGGTGACCACGCGTGAAGCGGTAGAGGACCTGGCAGAAGTCAAAGGTCTGCTGGCGACGTTTATGCCGAAACCGGATATTGATTTTCCCGGTAACGGGATGCACGTGCATTTTTCGCTGTGGGAGGGCGACCAAAACGCGTTCTATGATCCCGCCGCGGCCGACCACCTGTCCATTGTGGGACGCCAGTTCACCGCCGGTTTGTTGCACTACGCCAAAGAAATCTCGGCTATCGTCAATCAGCACGTGAACTCGTATAAGCGGCTGTGGGGTGGGGATGAGGCGCCAGCTTTCGTCTGCTGGGGTCACCACAATCCTTCCGCTCTGATTCGCGTGGCGGATCACAAGCCGGGTCTGCACACTTACACTCGGGTCGAGTACCGGGCTCCTGACCCCGCGATGAATCCATATCTGGGGTTTGCCTTGATTATCGAGGCGGGCCTGAAAGGGATTGAACAGCGCCTGGAACTGCCCGAAGAAGCCGAAGACAACGTGTGGGAGATGAGCGATGCGGAACGGAAAGCCTACGGCATCGAGACTCTGCCACGCTCTTTGGAGGACGCGATTCGCTATCTGCAAGATTCCGAGCTGGTGCCGGCGGTTCTGGGTGAAGAAGTCTTTGATTACGTTTTGCGCACGCGGCTGGCGGAATGGACCGAGTACCGCCATCAGGTGACGGAACAAGAGAAACGCTTATTGCTGCATCTGCATTAG
- a CDS encoding ABC transporter ATP-binding protein, translating into MTLVARCDNVELWRNHTSILQGLNWQIHLGQHWVVLGPNGAGKTTLVDMLAGRIYPSRGRVEVLDEVLGKTEIAEIRQRVGYASPALAAQIPPQETVEKTVLSSIWGVTASWRESYEPVDLQRAQALMGMFEVADLKDREFATLSQGEKQRVLVARALMIDPEMLILDEPAAALDLGGRELLLSGLAELARDPKSPVMVMVTHHLEEIPPGFTHALALKEGRVFASGPLENVLTSATMSAMYGLNLEIAHTEQGRYTARMKL; encoded by the coding sequence ATGACTTTGGTCGCCCGGTGTGACAACGTCGAATTGTGGCGCAATCACACCTCAATTTTGCAGGGCCTCAATTGGCAGATTCACCTGGGACAGCATTGGGTGGTGCTGGGGCCTAACGGGGCGGGTAAGACCACGCTGGTTGATATGCTGGCGGGGCGAATTTACCCCTCGCGCGGACGGGTCGAAGTTTTGGACGAAGTCTTGGGGAAAACCGAAATCGCCGAGATTCGTCAGCGGGTGGGGTATGCCTCCCCAGCCCTGGCAGCGCAGATTCCTCCCCAGGAAACCGTGGAAAAGACCGTGCTGTCCTCCATTTGGGGGGTGACGGCATCCTGGCGGGAGAGCTACGAACCGGTTGACCTGCAACGCGCCCAAGCCTTGATGGGCATGTTTGAGGTGGCTGACCTGAAAGACCGCGAGTTTGCCACCTTGAGCCAGGGCGAAAAACAGCGCGTTTTGGTGGCGCGGGCTCTCATGATTGACCCGGAGATGCTGATTTTAGATGAACCGGCGGCCGCCTTGGATTTAGGCGGGCGCGAACTGTTGCTGAGCGGCCTGGCGGAACTGGCCCGTGACCCGAAAAGCCCGGTTATGGTCATGGTTACGCATCACCTGGAGGAAATCCCCCCCGGCTTTACCCACGCGCTAGCTCTCAAGGAAGGCCGCGTATTCGCCTCCGGACCGCTGGAAAACGTGCTGACCAGCGCGACTATGAGCGCCATGTACGGCCTGAACCTTGAGATAGCCCACACGGAACAGGGCCGTTACACCGCCAGAATGAAACTTTAG